One Oncorhynchus masou masou isolate Uvic2021 chromosome 27, UVic_Omas_1.1, whole genome shotgun sequence genomic window carries:
- the LOC135515653 gene encoding zinc finger protein 540-like isoform X2, whose protein sequence is MDACGLSKDVNDPVLSLSSLHLLVPPLRLLSAAMWQVAHQRDVRHYEKLEEFVTLVTEAIPELLSHRHRAQLILGLRARLVLELCRGPADPQTIQPYLDSMPTVTPGCTGYRDAEVEASESNFVVLVQSLLKDPIERECFFQEVFPEQYGRHYDTAVQTLTWEFLSRLEQLFPVPDLKQTATWLSSAPSVLEECMQSTPENLNLILQHHNSFGHLKEPSALSSSMGDSILSSLSTPKMVVTTEPTTFVIRSESSHNSADVLGPMSLEDTDAVVVTVYTEVEVGTEVEEEIVETMNEEYVPSNASPLLEEVVELKAEDMNLEMTVVEEYGYVGEEMSAAEEEMDTVSVPVEQADEAVNISEDIGTGTETVAVKKDVQDEVVADQDGQSETVIVCGNQEGKDTSHVVHFQTQQPATSNVRRSTRLQSKTPRTWRRKKNTENKNNGEASSMVYVISPRGREAGNNGGSDKVTPFTCPKCAYHSLEEKSLHLHMQSIHTEEYNKPNVSGKNRAAVSPCPDNTGQIFTSIKPLLSSKTLTENSENQTGNAGIPTKAKGYHKSHTCATCGRLFTRSSDVRRHQLTHTGERPFHCSQCDRTFQHSWDLTKHEKKHGGTSISFPCQQCGSSFANLRSLTAHHRNSHLGESDLPHLCSICGKSFPSSSELLEHRKSHGTSLQYICQQCGESFHSLLARSQHRQTHLVKRQFKCPHCDKSYTRKADVKRHMFSHSGERPHQCNQCGRCFSFLFLLKKHQIVHTGERPFQCSYCPKRFTLISILSRHERMHTGERPFLCSQCGKSFLSQGELSKHHRSHTDERPYACNQCDKRFKSKKSQQEHIISHTGVRPYPCSYCGKGFTKPYALTRHHLIHTGERPFPCVHCGKTFLTPAEVQLHIRIHTGERPYPCPDCQLKFRSSSDLARHKRFHTGVQTFVCNQCMKNFPTSSKLKKHMENHSGSEAVQSSDFGENSNQA, encoded by the exons ATGGATGCATGTGGACTATCTAAAGACGTCAATG ATCCAGTTCTCAGTCTTTCTTCTCTGCACCTCCTGGTTCCACCCTTGCGGCTCCTGTCTGCTGCCATGTGGCAGGTGGCTCATCAAAGAGATGTGAGGCACTATGAGAAGTTGGAGGAGTTTGTGACACTGGTGACAGAGGCCATTCCAGAGCTGCTGAGCCACAGACATAGAGCTCAGCTCATTCTAGGTCTGAGAGCACGG TTGGTTCTGGAGCTGTGCCGAGGCCCTGCCGACCCTCAAACCATCCAACCTTACCTGGACAGCATGCCCACTGTTACTCCAGGATGCACAGGA TACAGAGACGCAGAGGTGGAAGCATCTGAATCAAATTTTGTGGTGCTTGTCCAATCACTGCTGAAGGACCCAATCGAGAGGGAGTGCTTCTTTCAG GAGGTGTTCCCGGAGCAATATGGCCGACATTATGACACAGCGGTGCAGACGTTAACATGGGAGTTCCTCTCCAGACTGGAACAACTGTTTCCAGTACCAGACCTCAAGCAG ACCGCGACATGGCTCAGCTCTGCCCCTTCAGTCCTGGAGGAGTGTATGCAATCTACCCCAGAGAATCTGAACCTCATTCTCCAGCACCATAACAGTTTTGGACATTTAAAAGAACCTT ctgctctctcctcctccatgggCGAcagcatcctctcctctctgtccaccccAAAAATGGTGGTCACCACTGAGCCGACCACTTTTGTCATCCGGTCAGAGTCGTCACATAACTCTGCAGACGTGCTGGGCCCCATGTCTTTAGAGGACACTGATGCGGTAGTAGTAACAGTTTACACTGAAGTGGAGGTTGGAACAGAGGTGGAAGAAGAGATTGTAGAGACGATGAACGAGGAATACGTACCGTCAAACGCCTCTCCACTGTTGGAGGAGGTGGTTGAGCTTAAAGCTGAGGATATGAATCTGGAGATGACAGTCGTTGAAGAATATGGCTAcgtgggggaggagatgagtgcaGCCGAGGAAGAGATGGACACAGTGAGTGTTCCGGTGGAGCAAGCAGATGAAGCCGTTAATATCAGTGAAGACATTGGAACTGGGACAGAGACTGTAGCAGTCAAAAAAGATGTCCAAGATGAGGTGGTGGCAGATCAGGACGGCCAATCAGAGACTGTGATTGTATGTGGGAACCAGGAAGGGAAGGACACGTCCCATGTGGTCCACTTTCAAACCCAACAACCTGCGACGTCAAATGTGAGGCGGTCTACACGGCTGCAGTCGAAGACGCCAAGAACTTGGAGGAGGAAAAAGAACACTGAGAACAA GAACAACGGTGAGGCCTCAAGCATGGTTTATGTCATCTCACCCAGGGGAAGAGAAGCCGGTAATAATG GTGGATCTGACAAGGTGACCCCCTTTACCTGCCCGAAGTGTGCCTACCACAGTCTGGAGGAAAAGAGCCTTCACCTCCACATGCAAAGCATTCACACAGAGGAGTACAACAAGCCCAATGTGTCTGGGAAAAACAGAGCAGCGGTTTCACCATGTCCTGACAACACTGGCCAGATATTCACATCAATCAAACCTCTCCTTTCTTCAAAAACTTTAACCGAAAACTCTGAGAATCAAACCGGTAATGCTGGGATTCCCACGAAAGCAAAAGGCTACCATAAGTCCCACACATGCGCCACGTGCGGTAGGCTCTTCACTCGCTCCTCCGATGTGAGGAGACACCAGCTCACCCACACGGGTGAGAGACCTTTCCACTGCTCTCAATGCGACAGGACCTTCCAGCATTCGTGGGACCTGACCAAGCATGAGAAGAAACATGGTGGGACATCCATCTCTTTCCCCTGCCAGCAGTGCGGGAGCTCCTTTGCCAACCTCCGCTCTCTGACAGCCCACCACAGAAATTCCCACCTGGGCGAGAGCGACCTGCCCCACCTCTGCTCCATCTGTGGCAAGagcttcccctcctcctctgagtTGCTGGAGCACAGGAAGAGCCACGGGACCAGCCTCCAGTACATCTGCCAGCAGTGTGGCGAAAGCTTCCACTCCCTGCTGGCTCGCTCCCAACACCGGCAGACCCACCTGGTCAAGCGGCAGTTCAAGTGCCCGCACTGCGACAAGAGCTATACACGCAAAGCTGATGTGAAGAGGCACATGTTCTCCCACAGCGGCGAGCGACCGCACCAGTGCAACCAGTGTGGGAGATGCTTTTCCTTCCTCTTCCTGCTCAAGAAACACCAAATAGTTCACACGGGCGAGAGGCCTTTCCAGTGCTCCTACTGTCCCAAGAGGTTCACATTGATATCCATCCTGAGCAGACATGAGAGAATGCACACCGGGGAGAGACCCTTCCTCTGctctcagtgtgggaagagctttctGTCCCAGGGGGAGCTGTCCAAGCACCACCGCTCCCACACTGATGAGAGACCGTACGCTTGCAATCAGTGTGACAAGAGGTTTAAGAGCAAAAAATCCCAACAAGAACATATCATCTCCCACACCGGCGTGCGCCCTTACCCTTGCTCTTACTGTGGGAAAGGATTCACCAAACCATACGCTCTGACCAGGCACCATCTCATACACACAGGGGAAAGACCATTCCCCTGCGTCCACTGTGGGAAGACATTTCTCACCCCCGCAGAGGTACAACTACACATCCGCATTCACACCGGGGAACGCCCTTACCCCTGCCCTGATTGTCAGCTGAAGTTTAGGAGTTCGTCAGACTTGGCACGACACAAACGCTTTCATACAGGGGTGCAGACATTTGTCTGTAACCAGTGTATGAAAAACTTTCCCACCTCGTCCAAActgaagaaacacatggagaaccaCTCGGGGTCAGAGGCAGTCCAGAGCTCAGACTTTGGAGAAAATTCCAACCAAGCGTGA
- the LOC135515653 gene encoding zinc finger protein 540-like isoform X4, giving the protein MWQVAHQRDVRHYEKLEEFVTLVTEAIPELLSHRHRAQLILGLRARLVLELCRGPADPQTIQPYLDSMPTVTPGCTGYRDAEVEASESNFVVLVQSLLKDPIERECFFQEVFPEQYGRHYDTAVQTLTWEFLSRLEQLFPVPDLKQTATWLSSAPSVLEECMQSTPENLNLILQHHNSFGHLKEPSALSSSMGDSILSSLSTPKMVVTTEPTTFVIRSESSHNSADVLGPMSLEDTDAVVVTVYTEVEVGTEVEEEIVETMNEEYVPSNASPLLEEVVELKAEDMNLEMTVVEEYGYVGEEMSAAEEEMDTVSVPVEQADEAVNISEDIGTGTETVAVKKDVQDEVVADQDGQSETVIVCGNQEGKDTSHVVHFQTQQPATSNVRRSTRLQSKTPRTWRRKKNTENKNNGEASSMVYVISPRGREAGNNGLSNYSDGGSDKVTPFTCPKCAYHSLEEKSLHLHMQSIHTEEYNKPNVSGKNRAAVSPCPDNTGQIFTSIKPLLSSKTLTENSENQTGNAGIPTKAKGYHKSHTCATCGRLFTRSSDVRRHQLTHTGERPFHCSQCDRTFQHSWDLTKHEKKHGGTSISFPCQQCGSSFANLRSLTAHHRNSHLGESDLPHLCSICGKSFPSSSELLEHRKSHGTSLQYICQQCGESFHSLLARSQHRQTHLVKRQFKCPHCDKSYTRKADVKRHMFSHSGERPHQCNQCGRCFSFLFLLKKHQIVHTGERPFQCSYCPKRFTLISILSRHERMHTGERPFLCSQCGKSFLSQGELSKHHRSHTDERPYACNQCDKRFKSKKSQQEHIISHTGVRPYPCSYCGKGFTKPYALTRHHLIHTGERPFPCVHCGKTFLTPAEVQLHIRIHTGERPYPCPDCQLKFRSSSDLARHKRFHTGVQTFVCNQCMKNFPTSSKLKKHMENHSGSEAVQSSDFGENSNQA; this is encoded by the exons ATGTGGCAGGTGGCTCATCAAAGAGATGTGAGGCACTATGAGAAGTTGGAGGAGTTTGTGACACTGGTGACAGAGGCCATTCCAGAGCTGCTGAGCCACAGACATAGAGCTCAGCTCATTCTAGGTCTGAGAGCACGG TTGGTTCTGGAGCTGTGCCGAGGCCCTGCCGACCCTCAAACCATCCAACCTTACCTGGACAGCATGCCCACTGTTACTCCAGGATGCACAGGA TACAGAGACGCAGAGGTGGAAGCATCTGAATCAAATTTTGTGGTGCTTGTCCAATCACTGCTGAAGGACCCAATCGAGAGGGAGTGCTTCTTTCAG GAGGTGTTCCCGGAGCAATATGGCCGACATTATGACACAGCGGTGCAGACGTTAACATGGGAGTTCCTCTCCAGACTGGAACAACTGTTTCCAGTACCAGACCTCAAGCAG ACCGCGACATGGCTCAGCTCTGCCCCTTCAGTCCTGGAGGAGTGTATGCAATCTACCCCAGAGAATCTGAACCTCATTCTCCAGCACCATAACAGTTTTGGACATTTAAAAGAACCTT ctgctctctcctcctccatgggCGAcagcatcctctcctctctgtccaccccAAAAATGGTGGTCACCACTGAGCCGACCACTTTTGTCATCCGGTCAGAGTCGTCACATAACTCTGCAGACGTGCTGGGCCCCATGTCTTTAGAGGACACTGATGCGGTAGTAGTAACAGTTTACACTGAAGTGGAGGTTGGAACAGAGGTGGAAGAAGAGATTGTAGAGACGATGAACGAGGAATACGTACCGTCAAACGCCTCTCCACTGTTGGAGGAGGTGGTTGAGCTTAAAGCTGAGGATATGAATCTGGAGATGACAGTCGTTGAAGAATATGGCTAcgtgggggaggagatgagtgcaGCCGAGGAAGAGATGGACACAGTGAGTGTTCCGGTGGAGCAAGCAGATGAAGCCGTTAATATCAGTGAAGACATTGGAACTGGGACAGAGACTGTAGCAGTCAAAAAAGATGTCCAAGATGAGGTGGTGGCAGATCAGGACGGCCAATCAGAGACTGTGATTGTATGTGGGAACCAGGAAGGGAAGGACACGTCCCATGTGGTCCACTTTCAAACCCAACAACCTGCGACGTCAAATGTGAGGCGGTCTACACGGCTGCAGTCGAAGACGCCAAGAACTTGGAGGAGGAAAAAGAACACTGAGAACAA GAACAACGGTGAGGCCTCAAGCATGGTTTATGTCATCTCACCCAGGGGAAGAGAAGCCGGTAATAATGGTCTCTCCAACTATTCTGATG GTGGATCTGACAAGGTGACCCCCTTTACCTGCCCGAAGTGTGCCTACCACAGTCTGGAGGAAAAGAGCCTTCACCTCCACATGCAAAGCATTCACACAGAGGAGTACAACAAGCCCAATGTGTCTGGGAAAAACAGAGCAGCGGTTTCACCATGTCCTGACAACACTGGCCAGATATTCACATCAATCAAACCTCTCCTTTCTTCAAAAACTTTAACCGAAAACTCTGAGAATCAAACCGGTAATGCTGGGATTCCCACGAAAGCAAAAGGCTACCATAAGTCCCACACATGCGCCACGTGCGGTAGGCTCTTCACTCGCTCCTCCGATGTGAGGAGACACCAGCTCACCCACACGGGTGAGAGACCTTTCCACTGCTCTCAATGCGACAGGACCTTCCAGCATTCGTGGGACCTGACCAAGCATGAGAAGAAACATGGTGGGACATCCATCTCTTTCCCCTGCCAGCAGTGCGGGAGCTCCTTTGCCAACCTCCGCTCTCTGACAGCCCACCACAGAAATTCCCACCTGGGCGAGAGCGACCTGCCCCACCTCTGCTCCATCTGTGGCAAGagcttcccctcctcctctgagtTGCTGGAGCACAGGAAGAGCCACGGGACCAGCCTCCAGTACATCTGCCAGCAGTGTGGCGAAAGCTTCCACTCCCTGCTGGCTCGCTCCCAACACCGGCAGACCCACCTGGTCAAGCGGCAGTTCAAGTGCCCGCACTGCGACAAGAGCTATACACGCAAAGCTGATGTGAAGAGGCACATGTTCTCCCACAGCGGCGAGCGACCGCACCAGTGCAACCAGTGTGGGAGATGCTTTTCCTTCCTCTTCCTGCTCAAGAAACACCAAATAGTTCACACGGGCGAGAGGCCTTTCCAGTGCTCCTACTGTCCCAAGAGGTTCACATTGATATCCATCCTGAGCAGACATGAGAGAATGCACACCGGGGAGAGACCCTTCCTCTGctctcagtgtgggaagagctttctGTCCCAGGGGGAGCTGTCCAAGCACCACCGCTCCCACACTGATGAGAGACCGTACGCTTGCAATCAGTGTGACAAGAGGTTTAAGAGCAAAAAATCCCAACAAGAACATATCATCTCCCACACCGGCGTGCGCCCTTACCCTTGCTCTTACTGTGGGAAAGGATTCACCAAACCATACGCTCTGACCAGGCACCATCTCATACACACAGGGGAAAGACCATTCCCCTGCGTCCACTGTGGGAAGACATTTCTCACCCCCGCAGAGGTACAACTACACATCCGCATTCACACCGGGGAACGCCCTTACCCCTGCCCTGATTGTCAGCTGAAGTTTAGGAGTTCGTCAGACTTGGCACGACACAAACGCTTTCATACAGGGGTGCAGACATTTGTCTGTAACCAGTGTATGAAAAACTTTCCCACCTCGTCCAAActgaagaaacacatggagaaccaCTCGGGGTCAGAGGCAGTCCAGAGCTCAGACTTTGGAGAAAATTCCAACCAAGCGTGA
- the LOC135515653 gene encoding zinc finger protein 540-like isoform X1 gives MDACGLSKDVNDPVLSLSSLHLLVPPLRLLSAAMWQVAHQRDVRHYEKLEEFVTLVTEAIPELLSHRHRAQLILGLRARLVLELCRGPADPQTIQPYLDSMPTVTPGCTGYRDAEVEASESNFVVLVQSLLKDPIERECFFQEVFPEQYGRHYDTAVQTLTWEFLSRLEQLFPVPDLKQTATWLSSAPSVLEECMQSTPENLNLILQHHNSFGHLKEPSALSSSMGDSILSSLSTPKMVVTTEPTTFVIRSESSHNSADVLGPMSLEDTDAVVVTVYTEVEVGTEVEEEIVETMNEEYVPSNASPLLEEVVELKAEDMNLEMTVVEEYGYVGEEMSAAEEEMDTVSVPVEQADEAVNISEDIGTGTETVAVKKDVQDEVVADQDGQSETVIVCGNQEGKDTSHVVHFQTQQPATSNVRRSTRLQSKTPRTWRRKKNTENKNNGEASSMVYVISPRGREAGNNGLSNYSDGGSDKVTPFTCPKCAYHSLEEKSLHLHMQSIHTEEYNKPNVSGKNRAAVSPCPDNTGQIFTSIKPLLSSKTLTENSENQTGNAGIPTKAKGYHKSHTCATCGRLFTRSSDVRRHQLTHTGERPFHCSQCDRTFQHSWDLTKHEKKHGGTSISFPCQQCGSSFANLRSLTAHHRNSHLGESDLPHLCSICGKSFPSSSELLEHRKSHGTSLQYICQQCGESFHSLLARSQHRQTHLVKRQFKCPHCDKSYTRKADVKRHMFSHSGERPHQCNQCGRCFSFLFLLKKHQIVHTGERPFQCSYCPKRFTLISILSRHERMHTGERPFLCSQCGKSFLSQGELSKHHRSHTDERPYACNQCDKRFKSKKSQQEHIISHTGVRPYPCSYCGKGFTKPYALTRHHLIHTGERPFPCVHCGKTFLTPAEVQLHIRIHTGERPYPCPDCQLKFRSSSDLARHKRFHTGVQTFVCNQCMKNFPTSSKLKKHMENHSGSEAVQSSDFGENSNQA, from the exons ATGGATGCATGTGGACTATCTAAAGACGTCAATG ATCCAGTTCTCAGTCTTTCTTCTCTGCACCTCCTGGTTCCACCCTTGCGGCTCCTGTCTGCTGCCATGTGGCAGGTGGCTCATCAAAGAGATGTGAGGCACTATGAGAAGTTGGAGGAGTTTGTGACACTGGTGACAGAGGCCATTCCAGAGCTGCTGAGCCACAGACATAGAGCTCAGCTCATTCTAGGTCTGAGAGCACGG TTGGTTCTGGAGCTGTGCCGAGGCCCTGCCGACCCTCAAACCATCCAACCTTACCTGGACAGCATGCCCACTGTTACTCCAGGATGCACAGGA TACAGAGACGCAGAGGTGGAAGCATCTGAATCAAATTTTGTGGTGCTTGTCCAATCACTGCTGAAGGACCCAATCGAGAGGGAGTGCTTCTTTCAG GAGGTGTTCCCGGAGCAATATGGCCGACATTATGACACAGCGGTGCAGACGTTAACATGGGAGTTCCTCTCCAGACTGGAACAACTGTTTCCAGTACCAGACCTCAAGCAG ACCGCGACATGGCTCAGCTCTGCCCCTTCAGTCCTGGAGGAGTGTATGCAATCTACCCCAGAGAATCTGAACCTCATTCTCCAGCACCATAACAGTTTTGGACATTTAAAAGAACCTT ctgctctctcctcctccatgggCGAcagcatcctctcctctctgtccaccccAAAAATGGTGGTCACCACTGAGCCGACCACTTTTGTCATCCGGTCAGAGTCGTCACATAACTCTGCAGACGTGCTGGGCCCCATGTCTTTAGAGGACACTGATGCGGTAGTAGTAACAGTTTACACTGAAGTGGAGGTTGGAACAGAGGTGGAAGAAGAGATTGTAGAGACGATGAACGAGGAATACGTACCGTCAAACGCCTCTCCACTGTTGGAGGAGGTGGTTGAGCTTAAAGCTGAGGATATGAATCTGGAGATGACAGTCGTTGAAGAATATGGCTAcgtgggggaggagatgagtgcaGCCGAGGAAGAGATGGACACAGTGAGTGTTCCGGTGGAGCAAGCAGATGAAGCCGTTAATATCAGTGAAGACATTGGAACTGGGACAGAGACTGTAGCAGTCAAAAAAGATGTCCAAGATGAGGTGGTGGCAGATCAGGACGGCCAATCAGAGACTGTGATTGTATGTGGGAACCAGGAAGGGAAGGACACGTCCCATGTGGTCCACTTTCAAACCCAACAACCTGCGACGTCAAATGTGAGGCGGTCTACACGGCTGCAGTCGAAGACGCCAAGAACTTGGAGGAGGAAAAAGAACACTGAGAACAA GAACAACGGTGAGGCCTCAAGCATGGTTTATGTCATCTCACCCAGGGGAAGAGAAGCCGGTAATAATGGTCTCTCCAACTATTCTGATG GTGGATCTGACAAGGTGACCCCCTTTACCTGCCCGAAGTGTGCCTACCACAGTCTGGAGGAAAAGAGCCTTCACCTCCACATGCAAAGCATTCACACAGAGGAGTACAACAAGCCCAATGTGTCTGGGAAAAACAGAGCAGCGGTTTCACCATGTCCTGACAACACTGGCCAGATATTCACATCAATCAAACCTCTCCTTTCTTCAAAAACTTTAACCGAAAACTCTGAGAATCAAACCGGTAATGCTGGGATTCCCACGAAAGCAAAAGGCTACCATAAGTCCCACACATGCGCCACGTGCGGTAGGCTCTTCACTCGCTCCTCCGATGTGAGGAGACACCAGCTCACCCACACGGGTGAGAGACCTTTCCACTGCTCTCAATGCGACAGGACCTTCCAGCATTCGTGGGACCTGACCAAGCATGAGAAGAAACATGGTGGGACATCCATCTCTTTCCCCTGCCAGCAGTGCGGGAGCTCCTTTGCCAACCTCCGCTCTCTGACAGCCCACCACAGAAATTCCCACCTGGGCGAGAGCGACCTGCCCCACCTCTGCTCCATCTGTGGCAAGagcttcccctcctcctctgagtTGCTGGAGCACAGGAAGAGCCACGGGACCAGCCTCCAGTACATCTGCCAGCAGTGTGGCGAAAGCTTCCACTCCCTGCTGGCTCGCTCCCAACACCGGCAGACCCACCTGGTCAAGCGGCAGTTCAAGTGCCCGCACTGCGACAAGAGCTATACACGCAAAGCTGATGTGAAGAGGCACATGTTCTCCCACAGCGGCGAGCGACCGCACCAGTGCAACCAGTGTGGGAGATGCTTTTCCTTCCTCTTCCTGCTCAAGAAACACCAAATAGTTCACACGGGCGAGAGGCCTTTCCAGTGCTCCTACTGTCCCAAGAGGTTCACATTGATATCCATCCTGAGCAGACATGAGAGAATGCACACCGGGGAGAGACCCTTCCTCTGctctcagtgtgggaagagctttctGTCCCAGGGGGAGCTGTCCAAGCACCACCGCTCCCACACTGATGAGAGACCGTACGCTTGCAATCAGTGTGACAAGAGGTTTAAGAGCAAAAAATCCCAACAAGAACATATCATCTCCCACACCGGCGTGCGCCCTTACCCTTGCTCTTACTGTGGGAAAGGATTCACCAAACCATACGCTCTGACCAGGCACCATCTCATACACACAGGGGAAAGACCATTCCCCTGCGTCCACTGTGGGAAGACATTTCTCACCCCCGCAGAGGTACAACTACACATCCGCATTCACACCGGGGAACGCCCTTACCCCTGCCCTGATTGTCAGCTGAAGTTTAGGAGTTCGTCAGACTTGGCACGACACAAACGCTTTCATACAGGGGTGCAGACATTTGTCTGTAACCAGTGTATGAAAAACTTTCCCACCTCGTCCAAActgaagaaacacatggagaaccaCTCGGGGTCAGAGGCAGTCCAGAGCTCAGACTTTGGAGAAAATTCCAACCAAGCGTGA